A part of Amycolatopsis lurida genomic DNA contains:
- a CDS encoding VOC family protein produces the protein MVSVKQVQVTFDCAKPERLARFWCEVLGYVVPSPPEGFATWDDYTRTLPVEEQDANFVCSDPTGVGPRLYFQRVPEGKVVKNRVHLCVRAGTGLVGDERLAALQAERTRLEALGAVCERVMLADEENESCIVMQDIEGNEFCLD, from the coding sequence ATGGTGTCGGTGAAACAGGTCCAGGTCACGTTCGACTGCGCGAAACCCGAGCGGCTCGCCCGTTTCTGGTGCGAAGTGCTGGGATACGTCGTGCCGTCGCCGCCGGAGGGGTTCGCCACCTGGGACGACTACACCCGCACGCTGCCGGTCGAGGAGCAGGACGCCAACTTCGTCTGCAGTGACCCCACCGGTGTGGGCCCGCGGCTGTACTTCCAGCGTGTCCCCGAAGGCAAGGTCGTCAAGAACCGCGTGCATCTCTGCGTGCGGGCGGGCACCGGGCTCGTCGGTGACGAACGTCTCGCCGCCCTTCAGGCCGAACGCACCCGCCTGGAGGCGCTCGGCGCGGTCTGCGAGCGGGTCATGCTCGCCGACGAGGAGAACGAGTCGTGCATCGTGATGCAGGACATCGAGGGCAACGAGTTCTGTCTCGACTGA